In a single window of the Raphanus sativus cultivar WK10039 chromosome 9, ASM80110v3, whole genome shotgun sequence genome:
- the LOC108823356 gene encoding probable xyloglucan galactosyltransferase GT17, which yields MAYNKKHVKIDLWPEKEEKEKKYSKNRETLKLTIPTLLLFCSICLIFLILLSPFTSPPQTTSFTASSLPRTCNQNFTVYVYDLPKEFNTNLLQNCRHLNIYTDMCPHVANNGLGQPLHRGGGDSKTWFATHQFIAEMIFHARVENHPCRTWEPNNADIFYIPFYGGLYASSVFREYNLTKRDELAVRLVDYISGQRCWRRSNGRDHFLAFGRTAWDFMRSSDEASPDFGANILMQMPRVRNMSVLTVERQPWDGDNQLGIPYPSYFHPYTSAEMGTWQEKMRSVERPHLFSFVGGPRKGLEKAAIRDELIRTCAGSSRCELLKCESGGSRCHDPMTVLGVMARSRFCLQAPGDSFTRRSTFDAMLAGCIPVFFSPHTMYTQYMWYLPDNKRSYSVFMDEKNSTLIEQELSRISENEVVQMREAVIEMIPKMTYAHPNATNYDLPDAVDIALEALAKQAKAKVVYSL from the exons ATGGCTTACAACAAGAAGCATGTCAAGATCGATCTCTGGccagagaaggaggagaaagagaaaaaatactccaaaaacagAGAAACCCTTAAGCTAACAATCCccacacttcttctcttctgctCCATTTGTCTCATCTTCTTGATTCTCCTATCCCCATTCACTTCTCCACCACAAACAACATCATTCACAGCCTCATCACTCCCGCGCACGTGCAACCAAAACTTCACCGTCTATGTCTACGATCTTCCCAAGGAGTTTAACACCAACCTCCTCCAAAACTGCCGACACTTAAACATCTACACCGACATGTGTCCTCACGTGGCCAACAACGGTCTCGGCCAACCTCTCCATCGGGGCGGCGGCGACAGCAAAACATGGTTCGCTACGCACCAGTTCATAGCCGAGATGATTTTCCACGCACGTGTTGAAAACCATCCGTGCCGCACGTGGGAGCCAAACAATGCGGACATTTTCTACATTCCTTTTTACGGTGGGCTCTACGCATCAAGCGTGTTCCGCGAATACAACCTAACGAAGCGTGACGAGCTAGCCGTTAGATTAGTTGACTATATAAGTGGTCAAAGATGTTGGCGGAGAAGCAACGGTCGAGATCATTTCTTGGCATTTGGGAGAACAGCTTGGGATTTCATGCGATCTAGTGACGAAGCAAGCCCTGACTTTGGTGCAAACATACTCATGCAAATGCCACGCGTCAGAAACATGTCGGTACTGACTGTGGAGAGGCAACCGTGGGACGGTGACAACCAGTTGGGTATACCGTATCCTTCGTATTTTCACCCGTACACGTCAGCGGAGATGGGGACGTGGCAAGAAAAGATGAGAAGTGTTGAGAGACCACACTTGTTTAGTTTTGTCGGTGGTCCGAGAAAGGGCTTGGAGAAAGCAGCCATTAGAGACGAGCTGATCAGAACATGCGCTGGCTCAAGCCGTTGTGAGCTTCTCAAGTGTGAAAGTGGAGGGTCCAG GTGCCACGATCCGATGACGGTATTAGGAGTGATGGCTCGGTCACGGTTTTGCCTACAAGCACCAGGTGACTCGTTCACACGTAGGTCAACATTCGATGCAATGTTAGCCGGGTGCATACCGGTTTTCTTTTCACCACACACTATGTATACACAATACATGTGGTATCTTCCTGACAACAAAAGGAGTTACTCAGTGTTTATGGACGAGAAGAACAGTACTCTAATAGAACAAGAACTCTCGAGGATATCGGAGAATGAGGTGGTTCAAATGAGGGAAGCTGTTATTGAAATGATCCCGAAAATGACTTATGCGCACCCGAACGCTACCAACTATGACTTACCAGATGCGGTTGATATCGCGTTAGAGGCATTAGCTAAGCAAGCAAAGGCAAAGGTTGTGTATTCATTGTAA